In Treponema sp. OMZ 798, the following proteins share a genomic window:
- a CDS encoding TraB/GumN family protein produces the protein MKNIKKLLPGILTLLFLFCFLSSCATKNSNLKDGAEPKAVLIKHPERMFWEIKTDEASIYILGTIHVADKDFYPLEDKILETFDKADRLVSELGGLPEMNSLQEKLQVRMLQNMNLNPEKDLSNFLSEDEINVVKQELGEGIAAPLFKFNPWILTITLNQILYTKADLEPQNGIDIYLINRAGERKIEALETIDEQLDILSSGSFEEQIYDLKKTIDDLQNADKTIDFLTKLKRLYLENNSEDLKDFIGSLLDMSEGIPHDALLKVRNIVWAEKFDQYLNEGGTSFVFAGIAHFLGEDSVFEQMRLKGILE, from the coding sequence ATGAAGAACATAAAAAAACTTTTGCCCGGGATTTTGACCCTTTTATTCCTTTTTTGTTTTTTAAGCTCTTGTGCCACAAAGAACTCTAACTTAAAAGACGGGGCGGAACCTAAGGCCGTTTTAATCAAGCATCCGGAAAGGATGTTTTGGGAAATAAAAACGGATGAAGCTTCAATTTATATTTTGGGAACGATTCACGTTGCAGATAAGGATTTTTATCCCCTGGAAGATAAGATACTTGAGACCTTTGATAAGGCCGATAGGCTGGTAAGTGAGTTGGGCGGACTTCCTGAAATGAATTCTCTTCAAGAAAAGTTACAGGTAAGAATGCTTCAAAACATGAATCTTAATCCCGAAAAAGATTTGTCTAATTTTTTATCCGAAGATGAAATAAATGTCGTTAAGCAGGAATTGGGAGAAGGTATTGCTGCCCCTCTTTTTAAATTTAACCCGTGGATTCTTACAATAACTTTAAACCAAATCCTATATACAAAGGCTGATCTTGAGCCTCAAAACGGTATAGATATATATCTTATAAACCGTGCCGGTGAAAGAAAAATTGAAGCTCTTGAAACTATTGATGAACAGCTGGATATCTTATCATCCGGAAGTTTTGAAGAACAAATTTATGATCTTAAAAAAACTATAGATGATTTACAAAATGCCGATAAAACCATTGACTTCCTGACCAAATTAAAAAGACTTTATCTGGAAAACAATAGCGAGGACTTAAAAGATTTTATAGGTTCTCTTTTAGATATGAGTGAGGGTATACCTCATGATGCCCTGTTAAAAGTCCGAAATATTGTGTGGGCAGAAAAGTTTGATCAGTATCTTAATGAAGGCGGAACAAGCTTTGTATTTGCAGGTATTGCTCATTTTTTGGGCGAGGACAGTGTCTTTGAACAAATGAGATTAAAAGGAATTTTAGAATAA
- a CDS encoding co-chaperone GroES: protein MKVKPLGDRVLVKPDAVETKTAGGIIIPDTAQEKTQRGVVAAVGDDKEKIKVSVGQKVIHDKYAGTQIQIDGVDHLILKSNDLVAVVE, encoded by the coding sequence ATGAAAGTTAAACCCTTAGGAGACAGAGTTTTAGTAAAACCGGATGCCGTAGAAACAAAAACAGCCGGAGGAATCATCATTCCGGATACAGCTCAAGAAAAAACACAAAGAGGTGTTGTTGCAGCTGTAGGAGACGACAAAGAAAAGATTAAGGTTTCAGTCGGACAAAAAGTTATTCACGACAAATATGCCGGAACTCAAATTCAAATCGACGGTGTAGATCATTTGATTTTAAAATCAAATGATTTGGTTGCTGTTGTAGAATAA
- a CDS encoding RNA polymerase sigma factor RpoD/SigA, translated as MYNRTKNNYDAEKNSLATYLKEINQIPLLTAEEEIKYAKLAEKGDEYAKNMLVNSNLRFVVNVAKKYQNQGLPLMDLISEGNIGLMNAAERFDVSKGYKFISYAVWWIKQSILKAICEKSRMIRLPLNRANELVQIEKAKKEIDFAGNEAQELNEIAGILNMNNSMVHTIMNAARDPISIDAPVFDEPGSSSINDFLQDETHQMPEEYAMDMSLRDEVDELLKNLDEREAEIIRYRFGLGGYAPLSLKEVGLIFNLTKERIRQIEKKALQQLKKPAEKQKLAVYVA; from the coding sequence ATGTATAACAGGACAAAAAACAATTATGACGCAGAAAAGAATTCGTTGGCTACTTATTTAAAAGAAATAAATCAGATCCCGCTTTTAACTGCGGAAGAAGAAATAAAATATGCTAAACTTGCCGAAAAGGGAGATGAATATGCCAAAAATATGCTGGTAAATTCAAACTTGCGTTTTGTGGTAAATGTAGCAAAAAAATATCAAAATCAGGGCCTTCCTCTTATGGATCTTATCAGTGAGGGAAACATAGGTTTGATGAATGCCGCTGAAAGATTTGATGTCTCGAAGGGCTATAAATTTATTTCTTACGCTGTTTGGTGGATTAAACAGTCTATCTTAAAGGCTATTTGCGAAAAATCAAGAATGATACGCCTTCCCTTGAACAGGGCAAATGAGCTTGTTCAAATCGAAAAGGCAAAAAAGGAAATCGACTTTGCCGGAAACGAAGCTCAGGAACTCAATGAAATTGCAGGCATCTTAAATATGAACAACTCTATGGTTCATACGATTATGAATGCCGCCCGCGATCCTATTTCGATTGATGCTCCCGTTTTTGATGAACCCGGAAGCTCCAGTATAAACGACTTTTTACAGGATGAAACTCATCAGATGCCTGAAGAGTATGCGATGGACATGAGCCTTAGAGATGAGGTAGACGAGCTGCTTAAAAACCTTGATGAAAGGGAAGCGGAGATAATCCGCTATCGTTTTGGGCTTGGAGGTTATGCTCCTCTTTCATTAAAAGAGGTAGGGCTTATCTTTAATCTTACAAAAGAAAGAATCCGCCAGATTGAAAAGAAGGCCTTGCAGCAGCTTAAAAAGCCTGCCGAAAAACAAAAACTTGCCGTTTACGTTGCGTAA
- a CDS encoding class I SAM-dependent RNA methyltransferase, whose translation MNDFIALCAIGAEPVLTRELKILGFKPYNRLPGRVFFTSEEKDSLLAFFQANYFLRTADRVFMLINTAKAENFDDLFDLVFSIDWHNYFPRDARITIDKVRTYKSKLSSEHAVQSIVHKAVCDKLCKKWNMHSLPETGTRFMIRIYIENNNVYVCLDLSGEPLYRRGYRLSGGAAPMRETLAAVLIRLMQWKRKIPLHDAFCGSGTIPIEAAWYAYNIPPGIARHFAFENFICFEKEKIESVLKEEKEKAASQVRTDCLARITGSDISEEAVSLSKANAERACIIAGRELHAAGITHHIERPDFIQSDFSELEAPYESGILLSNPPYGERLGSEEEAFELYKRMAEIPRHFPDWKLGFITSKKEFEKIFCKQNKDAVLKKHGLRGGNMETVLYIME comes from the coding sequence ATGAATGATTTTATTGCTTTATGCGCCATAGGTGCAGAACCTGTTCTTACGAGGGAATTAAAAATCTTAGGTTTTAAGCCCTATAATAGATTACCCGGAAGGGTGTTTTTTACGTCGGAAGAAAAGGATTCCCTTTTAGCCTTTTTTCAGGCAAATTATTTTTTACGCACGGCCGACAGGGTTTTTATGCTCATTAATACCGCAAAGGCCGAAAATTTTGATGACCTCTTTGATTTGGTCTTTTCGATAGACTGGCATAATTATTTTCCGCGGGATGCCCGCATAACCATCGATAAGGTGCGCACCTATAAGTCCAAACTTTCTTCGGAACATGCCGTTCAATCCATCGTGCATAAGGCTGTCTGCGACAAGCTGTGCAAAAAATGGAATATGCACTCCCTCCCCGAAACGGGAACCCGTTTTATGATTCGAATATATATAGAAAACAATAATGTCTATGTCTGCCTGGACTTGTCCGGAGAACCGCTTTACAGGAGGGGCTACCGTTTAAGCGGAGGAGCAGCCCCCATGAGGGAAACCTTGGCTGCGGTTTTAATCCGGCTCATGCAATGGAAAAGAAAGATTCCTCTCCACGATGCCTTTTGCGGCTCAGGCACCATCCCGATTGAAGCGGCTTGGTATGCCTATAATATTCCGCCGGGGATCGCCCGTCACTTTGCCTTTGAAAACTTTATCTGTTTTGAAAAAGAAAAAATAGAATCCGTTTTAAAAGAAGAAAAAGAAAAAGCAGCCTCGCAGGTGCGCACCGACTGCCTTGCAAGGATAACCGGCTCGGATATTTCGGAAGAAGCCGTTTCTCTTTCAAAGGCCAATGCCGAGAGGGCCTGTATAATCGCAGGAAGGGAACTTCATGCAGCCGGCATTACCCATCACATTGAGAGGCCCGATTTTATTCAATCGGACTTTTCCGAATTGGAAGCCCCATACGAAAGCGGCATCCTTTTGTCCAACCCGCCCTACGGTGAAAGGCTCGGAAGCGAGGAAGAAGCCTTTGAGCTTTACAAGAGGATGGCAGAAATCCCCCGGCACTTCCCTGATTGGAAGCTGGGCTTTATCACAAGCAAAAAAGAATTTGAAAAAATATTTTGTAAGCAAAATAAGGATGCAGTCTTAAAAAAACACGGCCTCCGCGGCGGCAACATGGAAACCGTTTTGTACATTATGGAGTAA